The Alteribacter populi genomic sequence TGAGCTTGTGATTGCACCAATGATTCCGGCATTTTCTTGTTGAGCGGTGCTTACTGTAGGATCTTCGGTTACAGCGCCAATGGTAATTTCAGCTTGATCAGGAGAAGTAGAAATCGATCCCTCGCCTTTAACCTTCATAGTATATTTGTTGTTTCTTTGAGAAGACACATGACGGTGAAGTGGATGATAAGGATACATAATGAAGAGCCTCCAATCGTCGTTATCTTTAAGCGCTACTAAACATCATATTAGCGAAAGGAGGTTCATATTCCGCTTGGGAAGACTCTTTATAACGTTTTATATCGCAACAGGAGTGATATACTATATTTATTTGGTCACGTATGCGAATTCAACATTAGGGGGATTATCCATGTATCATCAATTAAAAACGATATCCATTTCACAACAAATTGAGTTTATGACACGGGAACTTATGAAAATTGAGAGTATTAATGGAACGGGTGGGGAAGTAAATCTTTCATACGCCGTAAAGCAGTGGCTTCAAACGTTTCCTTATTATAAAAGAAATCCTTCGTACGTTTGGGAGCAAGTTGTCCCGAATGATTCACTCGAGCGAAAAAATGTATACGCTTTCTTAAAAGGGGCGTCTGGTTCAAATAAAACCGTTATTTATCATGCTCACCTAGATACAGTTGGCACCGACGATTTCGGTAGTGTGAAAGAAGATGCGCTAAATTCTGATGCATTAGAAGCGTTTTTTAAATCTTATCCATATAATCAAGATGTTCAGAAGGATGCTTATTCAGGTGAGTATTTGTTCGGAAGAGGCTCAGTAGATATGCAAAGTGGGATAGCTGTACACCTTGCAAACCTACTGTATTTTTCAGAGAACCCAGAGGAACTCCCAGGCAATATTTTATTTATGATTAACCCAGATGAAGAAAGTCAACATAAAGGAGTGACATCATCGATAACTGAGCTTAACCGATTAAAAGCAGAGGAAAAACTTGACTATGTCGTGGCAGTCAATACTGATTTTATTACTCCAATGTATGAAAATGACCCTCATCGTTACATTTATACAGGATCAGCAGGTAAATTGCTTCCAAGCTTTTATATTTACGGCCGTGAAACACATGTGGGGGATACATTATCAGGTATTGACCCGACGTTAATTTCTGCAGAGATTAACAGACGTATTAACAATAATTTAGATTTAACAGAGGAGATACGAGGTGAACTAATTTTGCCACCTTCCTGCTTATATCAAAAGGATACGAAGACAGATTATAATGTGCAGACAGCGAAAAGCAGCTATTTATATTTTAACTACTTTATCTATGAAGCTACGGCAAAAGAAGTAATGGATAAATTGGAGAACATAACGAATGAAGCATGTAAAGAAGTTGCTGAAACTGCGTCGAGTCAATATCGGGAATTCGCGAGGCGCTCGAACCTTCCTGAGCGAGGACGGAATTGGAAAATTGAAGTGACCAGCCTTGAGAACTTTATTATAGAATTAGAAGACATGGGTTTTAACCCACGTGAGGTATCCAAACAAGTTATCGAAAATTACAGCCATCTAGAAGAAAGGATGCTATGCTTTAAAATTTGTGAGGAGTTGCAGCAATTAGATCCAGACAAAAAGCCGAGAGTAATTATTTTCTATGCTCCTCCCTATTTACCACACAATTTTTTAAATGAGGAGTATCCAAAAGATCAAAAACTTTTACAGGTCATTCATGAGTCAATTGACAGCATGAGCAAAAAAACAAGTGAAGAATTTGCTATTAAAAAATTCTTCCCTTATTTAGCAGATGGAAGCTTCCTTTCTTTACATGAGACAGACGAAGAGATCGCCACTCTTGTGAACAACTTTCCTGAAATGGATACATTATACCCCATTCCATTTCATGAGATTAGAGAGCTAAATGTTCCTTCTATTAATATGGGGGTCTACGGAAAAGACGGACACAAATGGACGGAGCGTGTATATAAACCGTATTCATTTAAGGTTCTACCTTCCCTCATTCGTGATACTACTTCACGCATTTTAACAGCATTTCAATAGGCTTACTCAATATAACCAATTTTATAAAGGTATCTGGTGAATCGATAACGAAGTACAAATCAAGCAGGCTCATGGCTTTAGAAGGATGCTTCGAAAAAAACGTGTTTTATAAGAGGGGGTCAAAATTTCGGATTCCCCTTTGAGCATGTACTATACGAGGAGGAACTGACTTGAAACGAGTAATCGATGAAACCGAGGTACATCACCAGTATAAAGAAGAGATTTTTGAAGTAATGAAAAACGAACCTTATGCTAACTTTTTGGGGATTGAGTTAAAGGAAATCAGTGAAGGTACCGCCGTTGCAGAACTTGATGTGGTAGAGCATATGTTAAATTCCCATGGGACAGTTCATGGAGCTGTTACATTTGCAATTGCTGATTATGTCTTCGCAGTAGCGTGTAACTCATACGGAAAAACATCCGTTGGCCTCTCTACTACAGTTAACTATATGGCAGCAGGCAAGAAAGGGTCACGCCTGAGGGCAATAGCCACTGAAGAGAAAAAGAATCATCGAACATCCTGGTATAAGGTAAGAGTCGAAAGCGATGATGAATTAATTGCAACCATGGAAGCAGTAGCCTACCGCAAAAACCACTACTTTGTCTCAGTTGAATAAAAAGGGCACCTCAAAAGGGCGGTCTTCGCCCTTTTGAGGTGCCCTTGAGCAATGAGCGAAGCCGATGCATGTTTTAAAGCCAGCATCGAGTGTTTTTTCGAAGCTGGCGAGCATCGAGTGAAGCCATTGCCCTAAAATAAGAGGTCTTTGCCCTTTTGAGGCGCCCTTACGATTTTTCAACTAACCCTTGCAGAACCGCTTTAATTTGAAAGTAATCAATTTCTTCAGGCAATGCCTCTTTCACCGGTTTTAACCCTTCAGAAAGATCAACGGTTTGGATCACTTCTTGAATCGCAGTGGTCACTTCCTCAGGAATGAGACGGGAAAAATCAACAGAGAGCCCTTCATCGGCACAGCGAAGAAGATGCTCCCCTGCTGTTGACACTTTGACGTCACGTTCCTCGGCAATGTCTTCAAGAGACTGGTCGGACTGGAACATTTGCAAAGTAACTAGATGGCTTGGTGTTTTGTCTTTTTTTCCGATCGCTGAACGACGTGAAGACCGGCTTCCAGTCACAGTAGTACTGGTAGATGCCATGGTAGGATTTTCCTCGCGATACGTTCTGATTTTCTCCAAAAACGCTTCCCCATACTTTTCAAACTTCTGTGCCCCAAGTCCTTTCACTGCAAGCATTTCCTCTTCATTTTTAGGAAGTTTATCGCAAAGTTCTTTGAGCGTTTTATCTGAAAATACCATATACGGTGCGACGCCCGATTCTTTAGCGAGTCCCGTTCGCAGTTCGCGGAGAATAGCGAAGAGTGGATGAGCCTCTGAAATCGTTTCTGCACGCTTCTCTTGTTTTTTCTCAACCTTTTCCTCACCCTTTAACACAGGTACTGTCTTTTCCGTTAATGTAAGTACAGGATAAGCACCATCGGTCATACGTAAATATTCCTCTGCGACGAGGTAGTCGATAAATTGAACGACTTCTTTAATCGTATACTGTTTCATTAATCCGTATGTTGATAGGCGGTCGAATGACATATCTTTTACCTTTTGGTTTGACGAACCGGTTAAGACTTGAGCGACCATTGTTTTGCCGAATCGTTCATTCATTCTCTTAATACATGAAAATACCATTTGTGCGTCTTTCGTTACGTCTTCCGTTTCCCTATCATCGGTACAGTTGCAGCACTGACTACAACTTTCTGCTCCTGAGTCGCCGAAATAATCGAGAATGTAAGACTGAAGGCAACCTTCTGTATGGCAATAGTTCACCATCTGATGGAGCTTTCGGTACTCGTTTTGCTTACGAGCATCGTCACTATCAGATTGGTCGATTAAAAACTGCTGGACGCGAATATCTTGGGGGGAATATAGAAGCACACATTCACTCGGCTCTCCGTCACGCCCTGCACGCCCCGCTTCTTGATAATAGCTTTCGACGTTTCGAGGCAGTTGATAATGGATGACAAAGCGAACGTTCGATTTGTTGATTCCCATACCAAAGGCGTTTGTGGCAACCATCACTTGGATTCGGTCGTACACGAAATCCTCCTGACTCGCTTCACGCTGGAGTGCCGTCATTCCGCCGTGATATTTTCCTGTATCCACGCCTTTTGCTTGTAAAAAATCATGGATACGCTCTACCTCTTTACGAGTAGAGGCGTAGATAATTCCTGGTTCACCAGGGTTTTTCTTGATGTAGTTGAGAGCGTAACGGTCTCGGTCTTGTCCTTTTAAAACGTGAAATGACAAGTTGTCTCTTGAAAATCCCGTCTGAACAACGCGGTCCTCAGCAATGCCAAAGGCCTGACAAATATCATCACGAACAGCAGGCGTAGCTGTTGCGGTTAACGCCAAAACGTTCGGTTGTGACCCAAACTGCTGTAGTACGGAAGGAATTCGCATGTAGCTTGGACGAAAATCATGTCCCCATTGAGAGACACAGTGAGCTTCATCCACAGCAACAAGGGAAACAGATAAACTTTTAAGCAGAGTAACAAATGATGGGACCTCAAAACGTTCCGGGGCTACATACAAAAGCTTAATGTCGCCATTTCTGATGGCAGAAATTCGCTCTTCGACTTCCTCATAACTCAACGAACTGTTAATAAACGCTGATCCGATTTCCGCTTCACGCAGTTCATCAACCTGGTCTTTCATCAATGAGATCAACGGAGAAATGACAATCGTTAGCCCTGGGAGGAGGAGAGAAGGGATTTGGTAGCAGATCGACTTTCCTCCTCCGGTTGGCATGATTCCCATGGACGGGACACCCTCAAAAACGTGCTCGATAATTTGTTGTTGTCCGGGGCGAAATGATTCATATCCGAAGTGTTGTTTTAATTGGTGTTCGGCTTGTGTGATCATCTATTCTCCTCCTTTTGAACATCGGTTAATGCGAGTGATTAAAATACTTTTGTCGCCCAGTCTTCACAATTCCAAACGTCAGTGACGATGTCTTCGTAAAATTCAGGTTCGTGACTAATTAACAGAATGCTGCCTTTGTATTCTTTCAACGCACGCTTCAATTCTTCTTTTGCATCGACGTCTAAGTGGTTTGTCGGCTCATCGAGTACGAGAAGGTTTGTTTCATTGTTAATCAGCTTACATAGACGTACCTTTGCCTTTTCGCCACCACTTAACACTGCTACTTTACTTTCAATGTGTTTTGTCATGAGACCACATTTGGCTAGAGCAGAACGTACTTCATATTGATTAAAAGCAGGAAATTCATCCCACACTTCTTCGATACATGTTTTGTTATTCGCAGATTTAATCTCTTGCTCGAAATATCCGATATGAAGGTGCTCGCCACGTTCAACCGATCCGCTAATCGGCTTGATTTCACCTAATATACTGCGAAGAAGCGTTGTTTTCCCGATTCCATTTGCACCTACTAGAGCAAGCTTCTGCCCACGTTCCATACGGAGGTTGAGCGGCCTAGATAGCGGCTCATCGTAACCGATGACGAGGTCGTTCGTTTCAAAAATCAGCTTCCCTGGTGTACGGGCAGCCTTAAAATGGAACTCTGGTTTCGGTTTTTCTTGAGCTAGCTCAATGACATCCATTTTATCCAGCTTTTTTTGACGAGACATCGCCATGTTTCGCGTTGAGATTCGTGCTTTGTTTCGAGCAACAAAGTCCTTTAAGTCTGCGATTTCTTGCTGCTGTTTCTTATAGGCGGCTTCAAGCTGTTGCTTTTTCACTTCGTATACTTGCATAAAATGGTCGTAATCACCGACATAGCGGTTCAACTCTTGATTTTCCATATGATAGATCAAGTTAATGACACTGTTTAAAAACGGAATGTCATGAGAAATCAAAATGAACGCATTTTCATACTCTTGGAGGTACCTTTTTAGCCACTCGATATGTTGCTCGTCAAGATAGTTTGTCGGCTCGTCCAACAGCAGAATGTCCGGCTTTTCGAGAAGAAGTTTCCCGAGTAAAATCTTCGTGCGTTGTCCGCCGCTTAATTCGCTTACATCGCGCTCAAGCCCAATTTCATCGAGTCCTAAACCTCGAGCTATTTCTTCAACTTTTGCATCAATCACGTAAAAGTCGTTGTTTGTAAGCATGTCTTGCATCGTACCGACTTCTTCAAGGAGTTTTTCAAGCTCTTCAGGAGTTGATTCTCCCATTTTTTCGTATAGGGCATTCATGTCATTTTCAATATCAAATAAATACTGAAAGGCACTTTTTAAAATGTCACGAATTGTGAGCCCTTTTTCAAGAACGGTATGTTGGTCGAGAAAACCTACGCGGACACTTTTAGCCCATTCGACTTTACCTTCATCAGGCTCAAGCTTTCGAGTAATAATGTTCATAAACGTTGATTTACCTTCACCATTGGCGCCGATCAATCCGATATGTTCGCCTTTTAGCAGCCGAAACGACACGTCGTGAAAAATCGCCCGATCACCAAAGCCATGGCTTAAATTTTTAACAGTTAAAATACTCATTTAGACACACCTCTATTTTTACTTTCATATACGTACTCCCATTTTGCTCAAAAGGGAAGAGTAGGGTACACTCTTCAATAGACACTTTTAGATTAAAAAAAGGAGAAATATGATGACAGACTATATAAAATCAATGCAGCCTTTTATTCAACAGGCTTGGGAAAAAGCTGGCTTTACAGAGCCTACAGCTATTCAGGAAGAGGCAACACCGCTTATTTTACAAAAAAAAGATGTGATTGCGGAATCACCAACAGGCACGGGGAAAACAATAGCGTACCTCTTGCCGATTTTACAGCAAATTGACACAGAAAAGAAGGATGTCCAGGCAGTTATTTTAGCGTCCTCGCAGGAACTCGTGATGCAAATCCTGGAACAAATTCAAGAGTGGTCTCAAGGAAGCGGCATGAAATCAGCCTCTTTTATCGGCGGAGCGAACACGAAACGCCAACTGGAAAAATTGAAGAAGAAGCCGCATATTATTGCCGGAACGCCTGGCAGGTTAGCTGAACTCGTGAAAATGAAGAAGCTAAAAATGCATGAGGTGAAGACGATTGTGTTAGATGAAGGAGATCAGCTGTTAATCCCGGAGCACGAGCAAACGATCGAACAGATTATTAAATCAACATTAAAGGATCGCCAACTCGTATTATTTTCAGCCACCGTCCCTGAGCAGGTTGAAAAGAAAGCAGCATCGCTAATGAAAGAGCCTGAGAAAGTAAAGGTAAGTCATGATAAAAAAGCTCTTGGGAAAGTGGAACATCTGTATGTCGTTTGTGAGGAGCGCGAAAAAATCGAAGTCGTAAACAGTATTGTTAAAAACCAGCAGATCAAAGCATTGGCGTTTGTAAATGACATCGGGGAAGTCAATGTGATCGGGGAAAAGCTTAGCTTTAAAAAGGTTGACGTTGGTGTATTACATAGCGAGACAAAAAAACAAGAGCGTGAGCATGCGATTAAACGGTTTCGTTCTGGAGATACCTCGTTGTTAGTAGCTACTGACTTGGCATCTCGCGGGCTGGATATTCAAGAGTTAACGCATGTCATTCAGATGGACGTACCAAGAGATGGAAAGCAGTACATTCACCGGGCAGGAAGAACGGGCCGAAGCGGTGCAGAAGGTACGGTCATTTCTCTTGTGGAACCAAGGGAAGAGCGTTCATTAAAACGGGCGGCAAAAGAAGCGGGTGTAAAGCTTGATGAGCGTGAATTAAAAAGAGGCCGTTTAGTGGAAATAAAAAAATAACTAAAAACACAGCAAGGTAGAGAGGTGTTTCTCTTACCTTGCTGTGTTTTATTTTACCAAATGAACCTACAGTAATAAAGTGAAAATTCATTCTTTTATTTCGTAAGTGTCAGCTTTTGCTTGGTCGATAAACGGACTTTTTTCACCTGACGAGACAAGATACAATTCGTGCATCGCTCGAGTACACACAGTATAAAAGAGGTTCCGTTCAGATTCTTTGTGATAATGGTCTTTCGATGCGTCATAAAGAATCACAGTGTCAAATTCAATTCCCTTGGCTAAGTACGAAGGAATGACGACGAGACCTTTTTTGTACGTATAGGTTTCTTTATCAATAAGTTGGGCTGAAGTGTGCTGTGCCAAAATATCATGCACAGCTCTGCTTTCGTTTATCGTTTTGCAAATGACAGCAACGGTTTCCATATTATTTTCAGTACAAGAAGTGATCAATACCTGGATCTTGTTATTCATTTCTTCTTTGGAGGTTGTTTCTATATAAACAGGTTTTTTACCGTCTCGGTTAAACGGGATGATCTCATCACCACCTTCGATGAGCTGAGAAGTAAACGTCACGATCGGAGCAGTAGAACGGTAGCTTCGCATTAGTGTAATCCGTTCTGTATTACTAGTCGAATCTTCATTTGTCTCATCCAACGGTGAAGAGTTCGTTAACGTATGAAGGTAAATCGACTGATGGACATCGCCTAATAAAGTCATACGCGCTTGTGGAAACAGCTGTTTTAGATAAGCAAATTGAAACGGTGAGTAATCCTGAGCCTCATCGATAAACACGTGACGAATGTGGGTAAGCGGGCGTCGTCCTTTGATTTTGTCTTGTAAATACAAATAAGGCGTTGCCTCTTCCCAAGTAAGTTTTTTGTTTTGCAGGCTATTGATCGCCTCGTTACAAATATTGTGCCATTCAGCGTTATCCGTTTGTACGTCAGTTTTAAGGTAGTAATAAAACTCACGATACGTCTTAACGACATTTACAAACGCGAGGTTTTTGATTTTTCGTTTTAATGGAGCAAGCTGTTTTTTTACGACTCGTTTACTCAACCATTCTTCTTCACGGTCAAAGTCGTCAAACGTATCTTCAGTAAACCGTTTATTTTTCTCTAGTTTGTTAAACCCTTCTAAATACTCTTCCTTGTCAAGAAGCTGGATCGCTTCTTCCACCCAAGGCTTTTTCCATTCCGAACGCTGTACGGCCTTTATTTGTTGCAAAAGCCATTCCGATGTAAGTTCCATTCGGTTAGGGATTGAAATGGCTGAATCGAGTCCATAAAAATAGGCGGAAATCTCATTAGCAGAGACGAGTGTCTCTTTACGAAAACGAATGTTTTGAAAATGAAGACCTCCGTGTTCCAGCTTGGAAACAAATTCGTCAATTTGGTTTTTAAAAGAAAGAGATGACTTCATCTGAACAGCTGTGTTTCGTTCTTCATCTTGGGTAGAATCATCGGACTCGAGAAACCATTCCATTTGTTCAAACGGATCTTCAACATCAAATGTTTCTCCGAGCTCTTTTTGCACGTATTCATTGAATGTCGTTTGCCACATGTTTTCTTCACCTAACTCGGGTAAAACCGTAGCTACATAACTATTAAACAGCGGGTTAGGAGAGAAAAGCACCATGTTTTCGGCTGTTAATGATTCGCGGTGGGCATAGAGTAAATAGGCGACACGTTGTAACGCGGCTGATGTTTTCCCGCTTCCGGCTACTCCTTGAACGACCAGATAACGACTACGTTCATTCCGAATAATTTGATTTTGCTCTTTTTGAATCGTCGACACGATCGTTTTCATTTGCGGGCTTGAATGGCTACCAAGTAGATTCTGAAGTAAACGATCACCAATGGTAATGCCGGTATCAAAGAGCCCTTTGATTTCACTATTTCGGATAATAAATTGCCGCTTTAAAGTCATCTCCCCTTCAATCGAACCGTCCATCGTCTCAAATTCGGCTGGACCGGGTGAGTAGTTGTAATACATGCTTGAAATCGGCGCACGCCAATCATAAATGAGGAAATCCTCTTCCTTTTTATCCATGAGAGAAGCAATGCCGATATAGGCCACTTCGGTATTTGTTTCGCCATTCTCTTGAAAGTCAATTCGACCAAAATAAGGAGAATCTTCCAACCGAAGGAGTGTTTTTAATTTCTCGGACTGTTGCCCGTGACTTCGTTCCCGTTCTGACAAAAATTCTGCCTGTTGTTTAATGCTGGCTTGAGTTTCAATAATGTCGTCGGGATCATCGATATTAACGGTGACATCATCCCAAAAGCTTTTTCGGAAGTGAATAATGTCTTTTTTTAAATCACTTGAGCTTTCTTGGAGGATTCGCTGTTTTGTTTTAATCGTATCGAGCACAAAGTCAACGCGATCTTGTTCTTCAGTCCATTTGTTATTTTCGCTCACAAAACCACTCCCTAAAAGATAGTTGACAAACTACATTTTGTGTAGTAAGATATAGTTGGGTTAAAATTAAATATTTAAAATAAAACTACACAAGTGTTTCTAGTGTAGCATAAGCTGTGTATTGAAACAATTTATTTTTACAAAGTAGAGCATCTCTTTTTGGAAAGAGATGCTCTTTTTTACTAGTTGAATGAATTTCATAAATCTCAACGGATTTCAAACATTAAAGCCAGCTATTTTTAACTGAACATGTAATATAAAGCACACCCATTTTAAAAAGGCTCATCTGCGCAGTTGGCCGAAATCTGCGAGACTCCTGCGGAAAAACGGACCAGCCAAGACCCCGCAGGGCGCCTTTCCCGAGGAGGTTTGGCGGTTCGTCCGCGGAAAGCGAGCAGATGCAAGCCGACGAAGCTACAAGTAGATACGCTTTTAAAAAAATGGGAGGGAAATGTTGTGCTGAAATAGTATGCAATTTTATATATATGAATGATGAAGTGGTACTAATATGAGTTAGTCCATCGTGTTGTTACCGTTTTGCTGCTCTAATTCTTTCTTAGCAAAATCGTGATTTCCTTCTTCGATGTTGGATAATTCATCAACAGCGTCACCTCTGTAGTTAGCATCCGTTACACTAGTTTCTGGGTGCTGTGGATCTGTATTTTCCTCATTCGTTCTCGCATAAGGTTGTTTATCATGGTTAGCATACTCTCTATTTTCTGGTTTTTTCACCTTTAACACCTCTAATTCTTTTTTTAGGACTCTTCCTTGTAGTATGAATCCGCAAGATATTCTTTATGCTACGTGTATTAATAA encodes the following:
- a CDS encoding M20/M25/M40 family metallo-hydrolase, whose amino-acid sequence is MYHQLKTISISQQIEFMTRELMKIESINGTGGEVNLSYAVKQWLQTFPYYKRNPSYVWEQVVPNDSLERKNVYAFLKGASGSNKTVIYHAHLDTVGTDDFGSVKEDALNSDALEAFFKSYPYNQDVQKDAYSGEYLFGRGSVDMQSGIAVHLANLLYFSENPEELPGNILFMINPDEESQHKGVTSSITELNRLKAEEKLDYVVAVNTDFITPMYENDPHRYIYTGSAGKLLPSFYIYGRETHVGDTLSGIDPTLISAEINRRINNNLDLTEEIRGELILPPSCLYQKDTKTDYNVQTAKSSYLYFNYFIYEATAKEVMDKLENITNEACKEVAETASSQYREFARRSNLPERGRNWKIEVTSLENFIIELEDMGFNPREVSKQVIENYSHLEERMLCFKICEELQQLDPDKKPRVIIFYAPPYLPHNFLNEEYPKDQKLLQVIHESIDSMSKKTSEEFAIKKFFPYLADGSFLSLHETDEEIATLVNNFPEMDTLYPIPFHEIRELNVPSINMGVYGKDGHKWTERVYKPYSFKVLPSLIRDTTSRILTAFQ
- a CDS encoding PaaI family thioesterase; its protein translation is MKRVIDETEVHHQYKEEIFEVMKNEPYANFLGIELKEISEGTAVAELDVVEHMLNSHGTVHGAVTFAIADYVFAVACNSYGKTSVGLSTTVNYMAAGKKGSRLRAIATEEKKNHRTSWYKVRVESDDELIATMEAVAYRKNHYFVSVE
- the recQ gene encoding DNA helicase RecQ — protein: MITQAEHQLKQHFGYESFRPGQQQIIEHVFEGVPSMGIMPTGGGKSICYQIPSLLLPGLTIVISPLISLMKDQVDELREAEIGSAFINSSLSYEEVEERISAIRNGDIKLLYVAPERFEVPSFVTLLKSLSVSLVAVDEAHCVSQWGHDFRPSYMRIPSVLQQFGSQPNVLALTATATPAVRDDICQAFGIAEDRVVQTGFSRDNLSFHVLKGQDRDRYALNYIKKNPGEPGIIYASTRKEVERIHDFLQAKGVDTGKYHGGMTALQREASQEDFVYDRIQVMVATNAFGMGINKSNVRFVIHYQLPRNVESYYQEAGRAGRDGEPSECVLLYSPQDIRVQQFLIDQSDSDDARKQNEYRKLHQMVNYCHTEGCLQSYILDYFGDSGAESCSQCCNCTDDRETEDVTKDAQMVFSCIKRMNERFGKTMVAQVLTGSSNQKVKDMSFDRLSTYGLMKQYTIKEVVQFIDYLVAEEYLRMTDGAYPVLTLTEKTVPVLKGEEKVEKKQEKRAETISEAHPLFAILRELRTGLAKESGVAPYMVFSDKTLKELCDKLPKNEEEMLAVKGLGAQKFEKYGEAFLEKIRTYREENPTMASTSTTVTGSRSSRRSAIGKKDKTPSHLVTLQMFQSDQSLEDIAEERDVKVSTAGEHLLRCADEGLSVDFSRLIPEEVTTAIQEVIQTVDLSEGLKPVKEALPEEIDYFQIKAVLQGLVEKS
- a CDS encoding ABC-F family ATP-binding cassette domain-containing protein is translated as MSILTVKNLSHGFGDRAIFHDVSFRLLKGEHIGLIGANGEGKSTFMNIITRKLEPDEGKVEWAKSVRVGFLDQHTVLEKGLTIRDILKSAFQYLFDIENDMNALYEKMGESTPEELEKLLEEVGTMQDMLTNNDFYVIDAKVEEIARGLGLDEIGLERDVSELSGGQRTKILLGKLLLEKPDILLLDEPTNYLDEQHIEWLKRYLQEYENAFILISHDIPFLNSVINLIYHMENQELNRYVGDYDHFMQVYEVKKQQLEAAYKKQQQEIADLKDFVARNKARISTRNMAMSRQKKLDKMDVIELAQEKPKPEFHFKAARTPGKLIFETNDLVIGYDEPLSRPLNLRMERGQKLALVGANGIGKTTLLRSILGEIKPISGSVERGEHLHIGYFEQEIKSANNKTCIEEVWDEFPAFNQYEVRSALAKCGLMTKHIESKVAVLSGGEKAKVRLCKLINNETNLLVLDEPTNHLDVDAKEELKRALKEYKGSILLISHEPEFYEDIVTDVWNCEDWATKVF
- a CDS encoding DEAD/DEAH box helicase; amino-acid sequence: MTDYIKSMQPFIQQAWEKAGFTEPTAIQEEATPLILQKKDVIAESPTGTGKTIAYLLPILQQIDTEKKDVQAVILASSQELVMQILEQIQEWSQGSGMKSASFIGGANTKRQLEKLKKKPHIIAGTPGRLAELVKMKKLKMHEVKTIVLDEGDQLLIPEHEQTIEQIIKSTLKDRQLVLFSATVPEQVEKKAASLMKEPEKVKVSHDKKALGKVEHLYVVCEEREKIEVVNSIVKNQQIKALAFVNDIGEVNVIGEKLSFKKVDVGVLHSETKKQEREHAIKRFRSGDTSLLVATDLASRGLDIQELTHVIQMDVPRDGKQYIHRAGRTGRSGAEGTVISLVEPREERSLKRAAKEAGVKLDERELKRGRLVEIKK
- the helD gene encoding RNA polymerase recycling motor HelD, which codes for MSENNKWTEEQDRVDFVLDTIKTKQRILQESSSDLKKDIIHFRKSFWDDVTVNIDDPDDIIETQASIKQQAEFLSERERSHGQQSEKLKTLLRLEDSPYFGRIDFQENGETNTEVAYIGIASLMDKKEEDFLIYDWRAPISSMYYNYSPGPAEFETMDGSIEGEMTLKRQFIIRNSEIKGLFDTGITIGDRLLQNLLGSHSSPQMKTIVSTIQKEQNQIIRNERSRYLVVQGVAGSGKTSAALQRVAYLLYAHRESLTAENMVLFSPNPLFNSYVATVLPELGEENMWQTTFNEYVQKELGETFDVEDPFEQMEWFLESDDSTQDEERNTAVQMKSSLSFKNQIDEFVSKLEHGGLHFQNIRFRKETLVSANEISAYFYGLDSAISIPNRMELTSEWLLQQIKAVQRSEWKKPWVEEAIQLLDKEEYLEGFNKLEKNKRFTEDTFDDFDREEEWLSKRVVKKQLAPLKRKIKNLAFVNVVKTYREFYYYLKTDVQTDNAEWHNICNEAINSLQNKKLTWEEATPYLYLQDKIKGRRPLTHIRHVFIDEAQDYSPFQFAYLKQLFPQARMTLLGDVHQSIYLHTLTNSSPLDETNEDSTSNTERITLMRSYRSTAPIVTFTSQLIEGGDEIIPFNRDGKKPVYIETTSKEEMNNKIQVLITSCTENNMETVAVICKTINESRAVHDILAQHTSAQLIDKETYTYKKGLVVIPSYLAKGIEFDTVILYDASKDHYHKESERNLFYTVCTRAMHELYLVSSGEKSPFIDQAKADTYEIKE